A genomic segment from Maridesulfovibrio ferrireducens encodes:
- the rplO gene encoding 50S ribosomal protein L15, with protein MRLHELYPFPEERKNRKRVGRGGGSGMGGTSGKGHKGQNARSGGGVPAWFEGGQMPLARRLPKRGFKNPFREEYVALNIGAILGAFEGKTEITLQDIYDRGLCKKTALVKVLGMGEVSAAITIEAHRFSASATEKITKAGGTATALEG; from the coding sequence ATGAGGCTGCATGAATTATATCCGTTCCCTGAGGAACGCAAAAATCGCAAACGCGTAGGTCGCGGTGGTGGATCTGGAATGGGGGGAACCTCAGGAAAAGGTCATAAAGGTCAGAACGCACGTTCTGGCGGTGGTGTCCCTGCCTGGTTCGAAGGTGGACAGATGCCTCTAGCTCGCCGCTTGCCTAAACGCGGTTTCAAGAATCCTTTCCGTGAGGAATATGTTGCTTTGAATATTGGAGCAATTCTTGGAGCCTTTGAAGGTAAAACTGAAATCACTCTTCAGGATATTTATGATCGTGGTCTTTGCAAAAAGACAGCTCTCGTAAAAGTTCTTGGAATGGGTGAAGTCAGTGCAGCGATAACTATCGAAGCACACCGTTTCAGCGCGTCTGCAACTGAAAAAATCACCAAGGCCGGCGGAACGGCCACAGCTCTGGAAGGATAA
- the secY gene encoding preprotein translocase subunit SecY, whose amino-acid sequence MATAGVDNLSRLPELKKKILWTFLLLAVYRAGIHIPVPGVDSAALADFFESVSNTLFGLFDMFSGGGLRNLSIFALGIMPYISASIIIQLLNVVSPDLKRLSQEGAQGRKKITQYTRYATVLITIVQGFGIAMGLESMVSPTGAPVVLYAGWTFRLITILTLTAGTVFLMWLGEQMTDRGIGNGISMIIFAGIVAGLPSAIFNTVRLMQAGEITLFLLIFILAFMIAILAFIVFMERGQRRIPIHYAKRMMGRKMMGGQTTHLPLRINTAGVIPPIFASSILLFPTTLASFSNNEWLSKMSAHFTPDSIIYNLIFISLIIFFCYFYTAIIFDPKGIAENIQKQGGFIPGIRPGTKTREYIDRVLARITLWGSLYVAAICVLPMLLISQFNVPFYFGGTALLIVVGVSMDFMGKIESYLISRQYDGLMGKGSKVKGR is encoded by the coding sequence GTGGCAACTGCTGGAGTTGACAATCTTTCCCGACTGCCGGAACTGAAGAAAAAAATCCTTTGGACTTTTCTTCTTCTGGCTGTCTACCGGGCCGGGATTCATATCCCGGTTCCCGGTGTAGACAGCGCTGCATTGGCCGACTTTTTTGAGAGTGTTTCAAACACTCTCTTCGGCCTTTTTGACATGTTCTCCGGTGGCGGGTTGCGTAATCTGTCTATATTCGCGTTAGGCATCATGCCCTATATCTCCGCGTCTATTATCATCCAACTTCTTAATGTAGTAAGTCCGGACCTTAAAAGACTTAGTCAGGAAGGGGCTCAGGGACGCAAGAAGATTACCCAGTATACCAGGTACGCCACTGTACTCATTACGATAGTGCAGGGGTTTGGAATAGCCATGGGACTGGAAAGTATGGTCAGTCCTACTGGTGCGCCTGTTGTCCTTTATGCTGGATGGACCTTCCGCTTAATAACCATTCTCACTTTAACAGCTGGAACCGTTTTCTTGATGTGGCTCGGTGAACAAATGACCGACCGCGGTATTGGAAACGGTATATCAATGATCATTTTTGCTGGTATCGTAGCAGGTCTTCCATCTGCTATTTTTAATACCGTTAGATTGATGCAGGCTGGAGAGATTACTCTCTTTCTGCTTATTTTTATTTTAGCATTCATGATCGCGATTTTAGCTTTTATCGTGTTTATGGAACGAGGTCAGCGTAGAATACCGATTCATTATGCTAAGCGTATGATGGGACGGAAAATGATGGGAGGGCAGACTACACATTTGCCTCTTAGAATTAACACTGCCGGTGTTATTCCTCCTATCTTTGCTTCAAGTATTCTGCTCTTTCCTACCACTTTGGCTAGTTTCTCTAATAACGAGTGGCTGTCAAAGATGTCCGCGCATTTTACGCCGGACTCCATAATTTATAACCTTATATTCATCTCCCTGATTATCTTTTTCTGCTACTTCTATACAGCGATCATTTTTGATCCTAAAGGAATTGCAGAAAATATTCAGAAACAGGGTGGCTTTATTCCTGGTATCCGCCCGGGCACAAAAACTCGCGAGTACATCGACCGAGTTCTTGCAAGGATTACTCTTTGGGGTTCTTTGTATGTTGCCGCGATCTGCGTACTTCCCATGTTGTTAATATCTCAGTTCAATGTTCCTTTCTATTTCGGAGGAACTGCACTGTTGATTGTAGTAGGTGTGTCCATGGATTTCATGGGCAAGATAGAATCTTACTTGATTTCACGTCAATATGACGGACTCATGGGCAAAGGAAGCAAGGTTAAGGGCAGGTAG
- the map gene encoding type I methionyl aminopeptidase translates to MKKYRGIYLKNEKEIGLMREANRLVSTILDMLSEAVRPGISTMALEEIADKACEDFGVVPAFKGYHGFPFALCCSVNEEIVHGFPSNERILNEGDIVSIDMGVVYKGFYGDSARTYPVGLVPATTQMLLDVTRESLMKGIEQAHPGNNLYDVSRAIQEYAESFGYGIVRRFVGHGIGRNLHEKPEVPNFVPAGLPGVNLRTGMVIAIEPMVTAGTYEVEVLSDKWTAVTKDRKLSAHFEHTIAITSDGPIILSLS, encoded by the coding sequence TTGAAGAAGTATAGAGGGATATACCTCAAAAATGAAAAAGAGATTGGCCTCATGCGTGAGGCCAATCGTCTTGTTTCTACAATTCTCGATATGTTAAGCGAAGCAGTTAGGCCAGGTATCAGTACTATGGCACTCGAGGAAATTGCTGATAAAGCTTGTGAAGATTTTGGGGTAGTACCCGCCTTTAAGGGGTATCACGGTTTTCCTTTTGCTTTGTGTTGTTCCGTCAATGAGGAAATTGTTCATGGGTTTCCATCCAACGAACGAATCCTTAATGAAGGCGATATCGTCAGCATTGATATGGGTGTTGTGTACAAAGGTTTTTACGGAGACTCTGCACGCACTTATCCCGTAGGTTTAGTTCCTGCTACCACTCAGATGTTGCTTGACGTGACTCGTGAGTCGCTTATGAAAGGGATTGAACAAGCGCATCCCGGGAATAATCTTTATGATGTTTCCCGTGCGATTCAAGAGTATGCAGAGTCATTTGGATATGGAATTGTTCGAAGGTTCGTTGGGCACGGCATTGGCCGTAACTTGCATGAGAAGCCTGAAGTTCCGAATTTTGTTCCTGCCGGATTACCTGGTGTGAATCTCAGAACTGGAATGGTTATAGCTATCGAACCGATGGTTACAGCAGGTACATATGAGGTAGAAGTTCTATCTGATAAGTGGACAGCTGTTACTAAGGACAGGAAGCTGTCCGCCCATTTTGAGCACACAATTGCCATTACATCAGATGGCCCGATTATATTGAGCCTGTCTTAA
- the rpmJ gene encoding 50S ribosomal protein L36, translating to MKVRPSVKKICPKCKVIRRKGVLRVICENPRHKQRQG from the coding sequence ATGAAAGTAAGACCATCTGTTAAGAAGATTTGTCCCAAATGCAAAGTAATCAGACGCAAAGGTGTTCTTCGGGTGATATGTGAAAACCCAAGACACAAACAGCGTCAAGGATAG
- the rpsM gene encoding 30S ribosomal protein S13, with protein sequence MARIAGVDLPKNKRLDIALTYIFGVGRTTALKVLDTAGIDWMLKTDDLSGDQVNTIRKELEDNYKVEGDLRRNQVADIKRLMDIGSYRGLRHRRGLPVRGQSSKTNARTRKGPRRSVMSRKKK encoded by the coding sequence GTGGCTCGTATCGCTGGAGTAGACCTTCCGAAAAATAAGCGTTTGGATATTGCGTTGACTTACATCTTTGGTGTAGGTCGCACTACCGCACTCAAGGTTCTTGATACCGCTGGTATCGACTGGATGTTGAAAACTGATGACCTTAGTGGTGATCAAGTCAACACCATTCGTAAAGAACTTGAAGATAACTATAAAGTTGAAGGTGACCTCCGTCGCAATCAAGTTGCTGATATTAAGCGCTTGATGGACATTGGTAGTTACCGTGGACTCCGCCATCGTCGCGGACTGCCCGTACGCGGTCAGAGTTCCAAAACCAACGCAAGGACTCGTAAGGGTCCACGTCGCTCAGTAATGAGTAGGAAGAAGAAGTAA
- the rpsK gene encoding 30S ribosomal protein S11, whose amino-acid sequence MARPRRSGKKKEKKNVPVGLAHVKATFNNTIITFTDLKGNVISWATSGASGFKGSRKSTPFAAQIAAETAARKAQDQGMRTVGIFVKGPGSGREAAMRAIGNIGMKVNFIRDITPIPHNGCRPPKRRRV is encoded by the coding sequence ATGGCTAGACCTCGCCGTTCCGGCAAGAAAAAAGAAAAAAAGAATGTTCCTGTGGGCCTCGCTCACGTTAAAGCAACATTCAATAATACTATAATTACCTTCACTGATTTAAAAGGTAACGTAATCAGTTGGGCTACTTCCGGCGCATCCGGTTTTAAAGGATCTAGAAAATCTACTCCTTTTGCTGCACAGATTGCTGCAGAAACCGCCGCTAGAAAAGCTCAAGACCAGGGTATGCGTACCGTGGGAATCTTTGTAAAAGGCCCCGGTTCCGGTCGTGAGGCTGCTATGCGCGCCATCGGTAACATCGGTATGAAGGTTAACTTCATTCGCGATATCACGCCCATACCGCACAACGGCTGTCGTCCGCCGAAGCGCCGCAGGGTCTAA
- the rpsD gene encoding 30S ribosomal protein S4 produces MARYTKAKCRLCRREGEKLFIKGDRCFTDKCSYERRPYAPGIAGRMRKKMSDYAIQLREKQKVRRMYGILEGQFRGYFKRADSMKGVTGANLLIILESRLDNTIYRLGFANSRNQARQLVRHGIFNKNGRRVDIPSMQVKPGDVIEVREESRKIPVILEAQEVIARRGCPEWLQSDGAAFKGEVKAMPTREDIQFPINEQLIVELYSK; encoded by the coding sequence TTGGCTAGATATACAAAAGCAAAATGCAGACTCTGCCGCAGAGAAGGCGAAAAGCTCTTCATCAAAGGCGACCGCTGCTTTACTGATAAGTGTTCATATGAACGTCGTCCCTATGCGCCTGGTATTGCTGGACGCATGAGAAAGAAAATGAGTGACTACGCAATTCAGCTTCGTGAGAAGCAGAAAGTGCGTCGCATGTACGGTATCCTTGAAGGTCAGTTCCGCGGTTATTTTAAGCGCGCTGATTCCATGAAGGGTGTAACCGGTGCGAACCTTCTCATTATTCTTGAAAGTCGCCTTGACAACACTATTTACCGTTTGGGATTTGCCAATTCTCGCAATCAGGCTCGCCAGCTTGTTAGACACGGCATCTTCAATAAAAATGGAAGGCGTGTAGACATTCCTTCCATGCAGGTAAAGCCCGGTGATGTTATTGAAGTTCGCGAAGAATCCCGTAAAATTCCGGTAATTCTCGAAGCTCAAGAAGTTATTGCTCGTCGTGGATGTCCTGAATGGCTCCAGTCCGACGGTGCAGCCTTTAAGGGTGAAGTAAAAGCGATGCCGACTAGGGAAGACATACAGTTCCCTATCAACGAACAGCTGATTGTCGAGCTGTACTCCAAATAA
- a CDS encoding DNA-directed RNA polymerase subunit alpha, whose amino-acid sequence MLIQDGDKLINTRNWAELVKPEQLVRDSKSNELYGKFICEPLERGFGTTIGNSLRRVLLSSMQGAAVVAVKIEGVQHEFTTIEGVMEDVTEVVLNIKQIRFAMTTDEPQFLTLAVNKQGVVTAADIQENQNVKVLNPEQTIATLSEKMVLDMTFEIRMGKGYVPADMHEGFVNEIGHIQTDSSFSPIRKVAYSVEQARVGQMTNYDKLVLEVFTDGSVTPEDAVAYSAKILKEQLSVFINFDEMGSEQEESKESDLDLNPNLFKSIDELELSVRATNCLKAANIRIVGELVQRTEQAMLKTKNFGRKSLDEIRRVLDSMELKFGMPLEDFDKKHQEWLKRKEKNEA is encoded by the coding sequence ATGCTTATTCAAGACGGTGACAAACTCATCAACACACGCAACTGGGCCGAGCTTGTCAAGCCGGAACAGCTCGTGCGCGATTCCAAGTCCAACGAGCTATATGGCAAGTTCATTTGTGAACCCTTGGAGCGTGGATTTGGCACAACCATAGGTAACTCCCTTCGACGGGTACTCCTGTCTTCTATGCAGGGAGCAGCTGTGGTTGCTGTTAAGATCGAAGGCGTCCAGCACGAATTCACCACCATTGAAGGTGTGATGGAAGATGTCACTGAAGTCGTGCTGAACATCAAACAGATTAGATTCGCAATGACTACTGATGAACCCCAGTTCTTAACCCTTGCGGTTAATAAGCAGGGTGTCGTCACCGCAGCTGATATTCAGGAAAACCAGAACGTCAAAGTCCTCAATCCTGAGCAGACTATTGCGACTCTCTCTGAGAAAATGGTACTCGATATGACTTTCGAGATCCGTATGGGTAAGGGATACGTTCCTGCCGATATGCATGAGGGTTTTGTAAACGAAATTGGTCACATTCAGACTGATTCAAGCTTCTCTCCTATCCGTAAGGTTGCTTACAGTGTAGAGCAGGCTCGTGTCGGACAAATGACCAACTACGACAAGCTCGTACTTGAAGTCTTTACCGATGGTTCCGTCACTCCTGAAGATGCTGTCGCTTATAGCGCCAAAATTCTTAAGGAGCAGCTCTCCGTCTTCATCAATTTTGATGAAATGGGCTCTGAACAAGAAGAGTCTAAGGAAAGCGACCTCGACCTGAACCCGAATCTGTTTAAAAGTATCGATGAACTTGAATTGTCCGTTCGTGCGACTAACTGTCTCAAGGCTGCTAACATTCGTATTGTTGGTGAACTTGTACAGCGTACAGAGCAGGCCATGCTTAAGACCAAGAACTTTGGACGTAAGTCTCTTGATGAAATCCGTAGAGTTCTTGACAGTATGGAACTTAAGTTCGGGATGCCCTTAGAGGATTTCGACAAAAAGCATCAGGAATGGCTGAAGAGGAAAGAGAAAAATGAGGCATAA
- the rplQ gene encoding 50S ribosomal protein L17: MRHNKSGRKLNRTASHRKAMFRNMVRSLLTYEHIRTTEPKAKELRSFADKLITLALRDDLHSRRLAYKTLENHSLVQRLFDEIGPRFIGGGGGYTRIIKLAEPRKGDCAPMVIIELTKRAEAPVAAATETPAEETQEA, encoded by the coding sequence ATGAGGCATAATAAATCCGGAAGAAAGCTCAACAGAACAGCTTCTCATAGAAAAGCCATGTTCCGTAACATGGTCCGCTCTCTGTTGACTTATGAACATATCCGTACCACCGAGCCAAAGGCGAAAGAACTGAGAAGTTTTGCTGACAAGCTGATAACTCTAGCTCTTCGTGATGACCTTCACTCAAGACGTCTTGCTTACAAGACTCTCGAGAATCATAGTCTCGTACAGAGACTTTTTGATGAAATCGGCCCCCGCTTTATTGGCGGAGGTGGTGGTTACACCCGTATTATCAAGCTCGCTGAACCACGTAAGGGCGATTGCGCTCCTATGGTGATCATCGAACTTACAAAACGTGCTGAAGCTCCTGTAGCTGCGGCGACTGAGACTCCTGCTGAGGAAACTCAGGAAGCATAA
- a CDS encoding selenium metabolism-associated LysR family transcriptional regulator produces the protein MDLRRLEAFCKVYELKSFSKAGRELYLSQPTISAHISTLEEELGVQLFDRLGRSIMSTQAGEVLYRNAKDIYELIGKAHSEINLLRDKVVGDLDIGGSTIPSHYLLPGILYDYCKRFPDVRVHMSVGDTSEILQKIRSGDLILGIVGATSDSPNVEFIPIMRDELVIVAPPVLVKNYEGIVDIQQLAELPWVMREGGSGTRKALEQGLAELGTNVRDLNVTVWVESTQAVVQCVKAGLGISVTSRLAAQSLIDSGELVHISDLPLNLERSFYLAHLKGREFFPAVRYFIEHVKSKSFEFK, from the coding sequence ATGGACTTACGAAGACTGGAAGCTTTTTGTAAAGTTTACGAATTGAAAAGTTTTTCTAAAGCTGGACGAGAGCTTTATCTTTCGCAGCCTACTATCAGTGCGCATATTTCTACTCTTGAAGAAGAGTTAGGAGTGCAGCTCTTTGACAGACTCGGCAGATCTATTATGTCAACTCAGGCCGGAGAGGTGCTTTATCGAAACGCCAAAGATATTTATGAGCTAATCGGGAAAGCTCATTCTGAGATAAATTTACTTCGTGATAAAGTTGTAGGTGATTTAGATATCGGCGGGAGTACTATTCCTTCGCATTATCTACTGCCTGGAATTTTGTATGATTATTGTAAAAGATTTCCAGATGTACGAGTCCATATGTCGGTTGGTGATACTTCCGAAATTTTACAGAAGATCCGCTCCGGGGATTTGATTCTCGGCATTGTCGGAGCTACCAGCGATTCTCCAAACGTAGAGTTTATTCCTATCATGAGAGATGAGTTGGTAATTGTTGCGCCGCCGGTTCTCGTTAAAAATTATGAAGGTATCGTAGATATCCAGCAATTGGCAGAGTTACCGTGGGTGATGCGCGAAGGTGGATCTGGAACTCGTAAAGCTCTTGAACAGGGTCTTGCTGAGCTAGGTACCAATGTTCGCGACCTGAATGTAACTGTATGGGTTGAGTCCACTCAGGCTGTTGTACAATGTGTTAAAGCGGGACTTGGCATTAGTGTTACATCACGTTTAGCCGCTCAGTCTTTGATAGACTCAGGTGAATTGGTACATATTAGCGATCTTCCACTTAATCTTGAGCGCAGTTTTTATCTCGCGCATCTTAAAGGGAGAGAGTTTTTCCCTGCCGTTCGTTATTTCATTGAGCATGTTAAGAGCAAGTCTTTCGAGTTCAAATAG
- a CDS encoding menaquinone biosynthetic enzyme MqnA/MqnD family protein, whose protein sequence is MSEEIKVGRISYLNVLPIYYPLESGLIRNNFNFFYGPPAQLNKLMAEGLLHIASTSSIEYLRHAEQYELVPDIAIGSCGPVQSVLLISRKPIADMKGCKILVSSQTHTSAALLEILLTEYIPVNPQYETGNATELLEAGERPEAILAIGDEALNLRHHEDYPYKLDLGEAWREWTGLPFIFGVWLVRKDVADKQEIKEAVRTLIKGKEWGQSNIDRMSEITAEKSILSPDEMKSYFEGLVYNLKEKEIKGLKVFAEYLKKSGQISQVPELKFIKI, encoded by the coding sequence ATGTCTGAAGAAATTAAGGTCGGCAGAATTTCATATTTAAATGTACTGCCAATCTATTATCCACTTGAATCCGGGCTGATTAGAAATAATTTTAATTTTTTCTATGGACCTCCTGCGCAACTTAATAAGTTGATGGCGGAAGGATTGCTTCATATTGCATCAACATCTTCAATTGAATATTTACGCCACGCTGAACAGTATGAACTTGTTCCCGACATCGCAATAGGAAGTTGCGGGCCTGTACAATCGGTTTTACTAATCAGCCGCAAGCCAATTGCAGATATGAAAGGATGTAAAATTCTAGTTAGTTCGCAGACTCATACCTCGGCAGCCCTGCTTGAAATTTTATTGACTGAGTATATTCCGGTAAATCCTCAATATGAAACAGGCAATGCGACAGAACTTCTTGAGGCAGGAGAAAGACCCGAGGCTATCCTTGCAATCGGTGATGAAGCTCTAAACCTTCGCCATCACGAAGACTATCCTTACAAATTGGATCTGGGTGAAGCTTGGAGAGAATGGACTGGACTGCCCTTTATTTTCGGAGTCTGGCTTGTTCGTAAAGATGTAGCTGATAAACAAGAAATAAAAGAGGCCGTCCGCACTTTAATAAAAGGGAAAGAATGGGGACAGTCTAATATTGACCGCATGTCAGAAATTACAGCAGAAAAAAGTATTCTTTCGCCTGATGAAATGAAGTCTTACTTTGAAGGACTTGTCTATAATTTGAAGGAAAAAGAAATTAAAGGTCTTAAAGTTTTTGCAGAGTATTTGAAAAAAAGCGGTCAAATTTCGCAAGTTCCTGAACTTAAGTTTATTAAAATATAA
- the mqnC gene encoding cyclic dehypoxanthinyl futalosine synthase: MTNLTQSPAEVLEIGAKVSAGERINFDEAMTLLEKADLFDLASLANQIRMAKHPDLNVTYVVDRNINYSNICSCGCKFCAFYVAPGQDGGFVISREELAQKLQETVDLGGTQILMQGGHNPDLPLTYYEDMLRFIKDNYPVHIHAFSPPEIVYFSELEGISVKEVLRRLIDAGLASIPGGGAEILVDEVRSKIAPNKCTTEQWLDVMETAHNMGIRTTATMMFGHEEQPSDRIKHLLALREVQDRTRGFTAFIPWTFQPDNTNIPNARRMTSVEYLRLLAVSRIVLDNFDNVQVSWVTMGPKISQLALNYGGNDFGSTMIEENVVKAAGVSFRLSENEIADLITKAGFVPKQRRMDYTLMESRNV, from the coding sequence ATGACAAATCTTACTCAAAGTCCGGCTGAAGTACTCGAAATCGGAGCTAAAGTTTCAGCGGGTGAACGCATAAATTTTGATGAAGCAATGACGCTGCTTGAAAAAGCGGACTTATTCGATTTAGCCAGCTTAGCGAATCAAATCAGAATGGCTAAACATCCTGACCTGAATGTCACCTACGTCGTTGATAGAAATATAAACTACTCAAATATTTGCTCATGCGGTTGCAAATTTTGCGCATTTTACGTGGCCCCCGGTCAAGATGGCGGTTTTGTCATCAGTAGAGAAGAGCTCGCACAAAAACTTCAGGAAACTGTTGATCTTGGCGGCACACAAATTCTCATGCAAGGGGGACATAATCCGGACCTGCCTCTTACTTATTACGAAGACATGCTCCGGTTTATAAAAGATAATTATCCGGTCCATATACATGCATTCTCACCTCCTGAAATAGTTTATTTCAGTGAACTTGAAGGTATTTCTGTAAAAGAAGTACTTAGGAGACTCATTGACGCTGGACTTGCTTCCATCCCCGGCGGCGGAGCTGAAATACTTGTAGATGAAGTGAGAAGCAAAATTGCACCCAACAAATGCACAACCGAACAATGGCTTGACGTGATGGAAACAGCCCATAACATGGGAATCAGAACCACTGCGACCATGATGTTCGGACACGAGGAGCAACCTTCTGACAGGATAAAACATCTTTTAGCCCTTCGTGAAGTGCAGGATCGCACCAGAGGATTTACAGCTTTTATTCCTTGGACTTTCCAGCCCGACAATACAAATATTCCAAATGCCCGCAGAATGACCAGCGTTGAATATCTACGCTTGTTAGCTGTCTCTAGAATTGTGCTCGATAACTTTGACAACGTGCAGGTATCGTGGGTCACAATGGGGCCTAAAATTTCTCAGCTTGCATTGAATTATGGCGGCAACGATTTTGGATCAACTATGATTGAAGAAAATGTTGTCAAAGCAGCAGGAGTAAGTTTCAGACTGTCTGAAAATGAAATAGCTGATCTTATAACAAAAGCAGGTTTCGTTCCCAAACAGCGACGCATGGATTACACTTTGATGGAGAGTCGCAATGTCTGA
- the mqnE gene encoding aminofutalosine synthase MqnE has translation MISKKYFDNVGLGSILEKVLAGDRLSIEDGHTLYDCADLTALGALASIVRRRLHGNKTFYVLNRHINYTNICINGCKFCAYARERGEEGSFQLSKEDILEKLRSAPVTPREIHVVGGCHPDIPLSFFEDTFTAIKKEFPQATLKCFTAVEIAHLAKIDGISTIETLERLRAVGVEMLPGGGAEIFDPETRNKICPKKIDGDSWLKIHGEAHSLGYTTNCTMLFGHVETIENRLDHLDQLRKQQDATGGFNCFIPLPFLTENSKLKIDNPLTGIDELKTIAISRLMLDNIPHIKAYWVMLTVKQAQVALHYGADDFDGTVVEEKIGHMAGATSEQVLGRKELEEMIIGCGFTPVERDAAFNEIS, from the coding sequence ATGATTTCAAAAAAATATTTTGATAATGTAGGACTCGGCTCCATTCTGGAGAAAGTTCTGGCTGGTGACAGACTCTCTATAGAAGATGGTCACACCCTTTATGATTGCGCGGACTTGACAGCACTGGGTGCTCTTGCATCAATAGTCAGACGCAGACTGCATGGAAACAAAACTTTCTATGTTCTCAATCGCCATATCAACTATACAAACATTTGTATTAACGGCTGTAAGTTCTGTGCTTACGCCCGTGAACGCGGCGAGGAAGGATCATTCCAGCTATCTAAAGAAGATATCCTTGAAAAGCTACGCAGCGCGCCAGTTACTCCGCGTGAAATTCATGTGGTCGGAGGCTGCCACCCCGACATCCCTCTTTCATTTTTTGAAGATACTTTTACTGCGATTAAAAAAGAATTTCCGCAGGCAACATTAAAATGTTTCACAGCAGTGGAAATTGCCCATCTTGCAAAAATAGACGGAATTTCTACAATCGAAACACTTGAAAGACTGCGTGCTGTCGGAGTTGAAATGCTTCCCGGTGGAGGCGCTGAAATTTTCGATCCTGAAACACGCAACAAAATATGTCCTAAAAAGATAGACGGTGACAGTTGGCTTAAAATTCATGGGGAAGCTCATTCTCTGGGATACACTACTAACTGCACAATGCTTTTCGGACATGTCGAAACAATAGAAAACCGCCTCGATCACCTCGACCAACTCCGCAAGCAACAGGATGCCACTGGCGGTTTTAACTGTTTCATCCCGCTTCCTTTTCTTACTGAAAACAGCAAACTGAAAATTGACAACCCGCTGACCGGAATCGACGAACTGAAAACAATCGCCATAAGCAGATTGATGCTGGACAACATTCCGCACATAAAAGCCTACTGGGTGATGCTCACTGTTAAACAGGCTCAGGTTGCTCTTCATTATGGAGCTGATGATTTTGACGGAACAGTTGTCGAAGAAAAAATCGGTCATATGGCCGGAGCAACATCAGAGCAAGTTCTGGGCAGAAAAGAATTAGAAGAAATGATTATCGGTTGCGGTTTTACCCCGGTTGAACGCGATGCTGCTTTTAATGAAATTTCCTGA
- a CDS encoding 1,4-dihydroxy-6-naphthoate synthase, with translation MSKILEMGYSPCPNDTFIFHALASGAINIEPYKLNITLADVEELNSLARAGRMDICKVSVHAAAHILNDYILLRAGGAMGRGVGPLLLTQEPCTIEALNGKRIAIPGRHTTANLLFNLMCREAGIQVETVEKVFDEIMPAIVSGEVDGGVVIHEGRFTFKGLGLSKVADLGKWWEDYSGLPIPLGCIAIKRSLGSKVAFLINSAIRRSLTLSYVDPDQSWSYIKEHAQEMDDDVVSEHIDTFVTDYSMDVGEEGEKAVSRLLHEAAQMDSIELPAGPFFIEEE, from the coding sequence ATGAGTAAAATACTAGAAATGGGCTATTCACCATGCCCTAACGATACTTTTATATTTCACGCTCTCGCAAGCGGAGCGATCAATATTGAACCTTACAAATTAAACATTACTCTTGCGGATGTAGAGGAGTTGAATTCCCTGGCCCGTGCAGGGCGGATGGATATTTGTAAAGTTTCAGTTCATGCGGCCGCGCATATTTTGAATGACTATATTCTCCTACGCGCTGGCGGTGCCATGGGCAGAGGAGTCGGTCCGCTTCTACTGACTCAGGAACCTTGCACTATAGAGGCCCTTAATGGCAAGCGTATCGCAATACCCGGACGACATACGACTGCAAATTTATTGTTTAATCTGATGTGCCGCGAAGCCGGAATACAGGTTGAAACGGTTGAAAAGGTTTTCGATGAAATTATGCCCGCAATTGTTTCGGGTGAAGTTGACGGCGGAGTGGTTATTCACGAAGGGCGATTCACCTTTAAGGGGCTTGGTTTGTCAAAGGTAGCCGACCTCGGCAAGTGGTGGGAGGATTATTCTGGTCTTCCGATTCCACTTGGTTGTATCGCGATAAAAAGATCTCTCGGAAGCAAGGTCGCCTTCTTAATAAATTCCGCAATACGTAGAAGTTTGACGTTATCATACGTAGATCCGGACCAGTCGTGGTCTTATATCAAAGAGCATGCTCAGGAAATGGATGATGATGTGGTCAGTGAGCATATTGATACTTTCGTGACCGATTACAGCATGGATGTCGGAGAAGAAGGGGAGAAGGCTGTTTCTAGACTTCTCCATGAAGCTGCTCAAATGGATTCGATTGAACTTCCTGCCGGTCCTTTTTTTATTGAGGAAGAATAA